In Vagococcus hydrophili, one DNA window encodes the following:
- the pheT gene encoding phenylalanine--tRNA ligase subunit beta, whose protein sequence is MLVSYKWLEKLVDLKDITPEQLADKMSRSGIEVEDVAIPQEGLKKIVVGDVKECRPHGDSDHLSVCQIDVGEEELYQIVCGAPNIRAGKKVIVALPNSRITGNVKIKKGKMRGEVSLGMVCSLDELGYSNSVVPKAYADGIYFLPDDATPGDEVFSYLAMDDAIVELSITPNRADALSMRGVAHEVAAIYDRKVTFPTKELVEASDANISDYVSVAIESQEDTPTYRMRVIKDVVIKESPMWLQTLLMNEGIRPINNVVDVTNYVLLLFGQPQHAFDYDKLGSKEIKVRRANDGEKLVTLDEEERELTSENIVITNGKTPIALAGVMGGLDSEITETTTTVALETALFNSTLTRRTARGFGLTSESSKRFERGINVSTMEEASAFAAQMIAELSGGVVVTGEVISNDYTKEDVVVSITLDKINRSLGTELSLTDVQGIFESLGFGSVEAAGTFTVSIPPRRWDISIEADLVEEVARIFGYDNLPSTLPSGSSVAGKLSRNQKVTRDVRRQLEGNGLTEAISYMLTTPELATKFVLEPKNVVALDLPMSEERSTARQSLVPGLLKNVAYNQARKHNQVAFYEIGNIFEQLETTGLPKETKHLSMALSGTWFGKTWDSPATTVDFYTLKGIIENLSELLGLEADLLFVASKEYQEMHPGRTAEIFVGEDKVGFMGQVHPVFAKEMEINETYVCELDLEHLCALAKEEPTYKEVGKYPSIKRDIALLADTAVTSQQIIDVIRGKGGKFLVDIQLFDVFENEKLGHNKKSLAYSLIFRNDEATLVDEDVTSVMEKVNTALSEELSIEVR, encoded by the coding sequence ATGTTAGTTTCTTATAAATGGTTAGAAAAATTAGTAGATTTAAAAGATATTACGCCAGAACAATTAGCAGATAAAATGTCTCGTTCTGGAATTGAAGTAGAAGATGTTGCCATTCCTCAAGAAGGACTTAAAAAAATCGTTGTAGGTGACGTGAAAGAATGTCGTCCTCATGGTGATAGCGATCATTTATCAGTGTGTCAAATCGATGTAGGTGAAGAAGAACTTTATCAAATCGTCTGCGGAGCTCCTAATATTCGTGCAGGTAAAAAAGTAATTGTTGCTTTACCAAATTCTCGTATTACTGGGAATGTTAAAATTAAAAAAGGTAAAATGCGTGGAGAAGTCTCTCTTGGAATGGTGTGTTCATTAGATGAGCTTGGTTATTCTAACAGTGTGGTACCAAAAGCGTATGCTGATGGAATTTATTTCTTACCAGATGATGCAACACCAGGAGATGAAGTTTTCTCATACTTAGCAATGGATGATGCGATTGTTGAACTATCAATCACACCTAATAGAGCAGATGCTCTAAGTATGCGAGGGGTGGCTCATGAAGTGGCTGCTATTTACGATAGAAAAGTGACTTTCCCAACAAAAGAATTAGTTGAAGCAAGTGACGCTAATATCTCAGATTACGTATCAGTAGCGATTGAAAGCCAAGAAGATACACCAACTTATCGTATGCGTGTGATTAAAGATGTGGTGATTAAAGAAAGTCCAATGTGGTTACAAACATTATTAATGAATGAAGGTATTCGTCCAATTAATAATGTGGTCGATGTGACAAACTACGTGTTACTTTTATTCGGACAACCACAACATGCCTTTGACTATGACAAATTAGGAAGTAAAGAGATTAAAGTTCGCCGTGCTAATGATGGCGAAAAACTAGTAACTTTAGATGAAGAAGAAAGAGAATTAACTTCAGAAAACATCGTGATTACAAATGGAAAAACCCCAATCGCTTTAGCTGGTGTTATGGGTGGTTTGGACTCTGAAATTACTGAAACAACGACAACTGTTGCTTTAGAAACAGCACTTTTTAACTCAACTTTAACACGTCGTACAGCTCGTGGATTTGGTTTAACAAGTGAGTCAAGCAAACGTTTTGAACGTGGCATCAATGTTTCAACGATGGAAGAAGCAAGTGCTTTTGCCGCTCAAATGATTGCTGAATTAAGCGGTGGTGTAGTAGTTACAGGTGAAGTTATTTCAAATGACTACACGAAAGAAGATGTGGTTGTTTCAATTACATTAGATAAAATTAACCGTTCATTAGGAACTGAGTTATCTCTAACTGATGTTCAAGGGATATTTGAAAGCTTAGGATTTGGTTCTGTTGAAGCAGCAGGAACATTTACAGTAAGTATTCCACCAAGACGTTGGGATATTTCAATCGAAGCAGATTTAGTAGAAGAAGTAGCACGTATTTTTGGTTATGATAACTTACCTTCAACACTACCAAGTGGTTCATCTGTCGCTGGTAAATTATCAAGAAATCAAAAAGTTACAAGAGATGTTCGTCGTCAGTTAGAAGGAAATGGCTTAACTGAAGCGATTAGTTACATGTTAACAACACCTGAGTTGGCAACTAAATTTGTACTTGAACCAAAAAACGTGGTGGCATTAGACCTTCCGATGAGTGAAGAACGATCAACTGCTCGTCAAAGTTTAGTACCGGGATTATTGAAAAATGTGGCGTATAACCAAGCGCGTAAACATAACCAAGTTGCTTTTTATGAAATCGGAAATATCTTTGAACAATTAGAAACAACAGGTTTACCAAAAGAAACAAAACACTTAAGCATGGCGTTATCTGGCACATGGTTTGGTAAAACTTGGGACAGTCCAGCAACAACTGTTGATTTCTATACCTTAAAAGGAATCATAGAGAATTTATCTGAGTTACTTGGATTAGAGGCGGATCTTCTCTTTGTGGCATCTAAAGAGTATCAAGAAATGCATCCGGGACGTACTGCTGAAATCTTTGTGGGAGAAGATAAAGTTGGTTTCATGGGACAAGTTCATCCGGTATTTGCTAAAGAGATGGAAATCAATGAAACCTACGTTTGTGAGTTAGATTTAGAACATCTATGCGCGCTAGCAAAAGAAGAGCCAACATATAAAGAAGTAGGTAAATACCCTTCTATTAAACGTGACATCGCCCTTTTAGCTGATACAGCGGTAACGAGTCAACAAATTATCGATGTAATCCGTGGTAAAGGTGGTAAATTCTTAGTGGATATCCAATTATTTGATGTGTTTGAAAATGAAAAATTAGGACACAATAAAAAATCATTGGCTTATTCATTAATATTCAGAAATGACGAAGCAACCCTTGTTGATGAAGACGTAACATCAGTGATGGAGAAAGTAAATACAGCTCTTTCTGAAGAATTAAGTATCGAAGTAAGATAG
- a CDS encoding 3-deoxy-7-phosphoheptulonate synthase has product MGFEYISQEIDKKELLKSYRLSGIDKKRKAERDLELKNILSGKDDRLLAIIGPCSAHDEEAVLEYTHLLSKLQEKIENEVFIIPRIYTNKPRTNGDGYKGLLHQPSANGKINLVQGIQSVRQIHHRVLSETGLTTADEMLYPENLEFVEDLISYIAVGARSVENQQHRFVASGSDQPVGMKNPTSGHLSVMFNSVYAAQQSQEFIFNNQEVKTSSNPYAHVVLRGGLDSYGKNIPNYHYEDLVKVSEQYKQSDLKNPFVVIDTNHDNSGKQHLEQVRIVNEVLAHREWNQELKPLVRGFMIESFLENGRAEVEEALFGQSITDPCLGWQETEKLLYKLAKNK; this is encoded by the coding sequence ATGGGATTTGAATATATTAGTCAAGAAATTGACAAAAAAGAGCTGTTAAAAAGTTATCGATTATCGGGAATTGATAAAAAAAGAAAAGCAGAACGAGATTTAGAATTAAAGAATATTTTATCAGGGAAAGACGATCGATTGTTAGCTATTATTGGTCCCTGTTCTGCTCATGACGAAGAGGCAGTTTTGGAATACACTCATTTACTTAGCAAACTACAAGAAAAAATCGAGAACGAAGTTTTTATTATTCCTCGAATCTATACGAACAAGCCAAGAACAAATGGGGATGGGTATAAAGGATTGTTACATCAACCGAGTGCCAATGGGAAAATAAATTTAGTGCAAGGGATTCAATCTGTTCGACAAATCCACCACCGTGTGTTAAGTGAAACAGGCTTAACAACAGCAGATGAGATGCTGTATCCTGAAAATTTAGAGTTTGTTGAAGATCTAATTAGTTATATTGCTGTAGGTGCACGATCTGTTGAAAACCAACAGCACCGTTTTGTGGCAAGTGGAAGTGATCAACCTGTGGGAATGAAAAATCCAACGAGTGGTCATTTAAGTGTGATGTTCAACTCGGTTTATGCAGCCCAACAATCACAAGAATTTATTTTTAACAATCAAGAAGTTAAAACAAGTTCTAATCCATATGCTCATGTTGTTTTAAGGGGTGGTTTGGATAGTTACGGGAAAAATATACCTAATTATCACTACGAAGATTTAGTAAAGGTTTCTGAGCAATACAAACAATCTGATTTAAAAAATCCTTTTGTAGTGATCGATACCAATCATGATAATTCAGGAAAACAGCATTTAGAACAAGTGAGAATCGTCAATGAAGTGTTAGCTCACAGAGAGTGGAATCAAGAATTAAAACCACTTGTCAGAGGATTTATGATCGAGAGTTTCTTAGAAAATGGTCGAGCCGAAGTTGAGGAAGCATTGTTCGGACAATCCATCACAGATCCGTGCTTAGGTTGGCAAGAAACTGAAAAACTATTGTACAAATTAGCGAAGAATAAATAA
- a CDS encoding YitT family protein: MGHIKKAYQKNEMIKKSIIVVFAGIVLAVALNLFLIPANVFSAGVNGIAQLLSGILGEYNIKMDTGILIFIMNVPIAVLGWIKLGKSATIYSLLTVVSVTVMTLIIPVTEITDNQMMNGIVGGVLTGVAVGTTMKYGFSTGGMDIVSLVLAKTTGRTVGSLMMFINVFIIGTAGFVFDWESALFTIISIFCTTQVVDMIHTSHQKVTAFIMTSKPEEAIKSIQDEIVRGMTLLPGTGVYSRKEVTVIMMVVTKYELYALEQAVRMVDQNAFINILPTQTVFGSFWNEDQQNEKKKMMREAMKEQ, from the coding sequence ATGGGACATATTAAAAAAGCTTATCAAAAAAATGAGATGATTAAAAAGAGTATTATTGTTGTCTTTGCTGGTATTGTACTAGCAGTTGCTTTGAATTTGTTTTTAATACCAGCCAATGTTTTCTCAGCTGGTGTGAACGGGATTGCACAATTACTTTCGGGGATACTTGGAGAGTATAATATAAAGATGGATACTGGGATTTTGATATTTATTATGAATGTGCCCATTGCAGTCTTAGGTTGGATCAAGCTTGGAAAATCAGCAACGATTTATAGTTTACTTACAGTGGTTTCTGTTACTGTGATGACGTTAATTATTCCTGTCACAGAAATTACAGATAACCAAATGATGAACGGGATTGTCGGTGGTGTTTTAACAGGGGTAGCCGTTGGAACGACAATGAAATACGGTTTTAGTACAGGTGGAATGGATATCGTTTCTCTTGTGTTAGCAAAAACAACTGGACGTACAGTAGGCTCTCTAATGATGTTTATCAACGTCTTTATTATTGGAACAGCAGGTTTTGTTTTCGACTGGGAATCAGCACTCTTTACAATTATTTCGATTTTCTGTACCACACAAGTAGTGGATATGATTCATACAAGCCATCAAAAAGTGACCGCCTTTATTATGACCTCCAAACCAGAAGAAGCGATTAAATCGATTCAAGATGAAATTGTTCGTGGGATGACACTTTTACCTGGAACAGGCGTTTATTCTCGAAAAGAGGTAACAGTGATTATGATGGTTGTTACCAAATATGAACTTTATGCATTAGAACAAGCTGTGCGCATGGTGGATCAAAATGCTTTTATAAATATTCTTCCAACACAAACTGTTTTCGGAAGTTTCTGGAACGAAGATCAACAAAATGAAAAGAAAAAAATGATGAGAGAAGCGATGAAAGAGCAATAA
- a CDS encoding MarR family winged helix-turn-helix transcriptional regulator — MDDKMNLVNAQLVRVFNDILTIEESELKKSSFSDLSIKEMHTIEAIGMGESKTTGEVAKELSVTVGTLTVAVNNLVKKGYVDRVRSDSDRRIVRLKLTNRGRLFYRSHQLFHKKMVEAALEDMAGEEKEALVRGLKSLHNFLKKYY; from the coding sequence ATGGATGATAAGATGAATCTCGTCAATGCCCAGCTAGTAAGAGTCTTTAATGACATTTTGACGATTGAAGAGTCGGAACTTAAAAAGAGCAGCTTTTCTGATTTATCAATCAAAGAGATGCATACAATTGAGGCAATTGGTATGGGTGAGAGTAAAACAACAGGAGAAGTAGCAAAGGAGTTATCTGTAACAGTCGGTACCTTAACGGTGGCTGTGAATAATTTGGTGAAAAAAGGATATGTTGATCGTGTGAGAAGTGATTCAGATAGACGAATTGTCCGCTTGAAGTTGACAAATCGAGGTCGTCTGTTTTACAGATCTCATCAGCTATTCCATAAAAAAATGGTTGAAGCTGCCTTAGAAGATATGGCAGGAGAAGAGAAAGAAGCCCTTGTAAGAGGATTAAAAAGTCTTCACAATTTTCTAAAGAAATATTATTAG
- a CDS encoding beta-ketoacyl-ACP synthase III produces the protein MQLYPQITRVAKYLPSNKVTNDDLSKIMETSDEWIASRTGIRERRISIEETTSDLATGVAKQLVKELDVLSLDFIIIATMTADYGTPSTACLVQNNIGAKNAFCLDINAACSGFIFALSTAEKFLSSGKYQRGLVIGAETMSTMLNWEDRSTAVLFGDGAAGVLLENTSTTQKFFEEKLQSDGTRGMALFAKENINQNPFKKPTDNKSEGMKMEGKQIFDFALRDVSKNMLETLSLNLDFKEGLDYCLAHQANIRILEAIAKKTKIPMSKMLHNVQYYGNTSAASVPLLLVDELEKGTLTLGSHQKLMLTGYGAGLTWGSILLKL, from the coding sequence ATGCAGTTGTATCCTCAAATCACGAGGGTGGCAAAGTACTTACCATCTAATAAAGTAACAAATGATGATTTATCAAAAATCATGGAGACAAGTGATGAATGGATTGCTTCAAGAACAGGTATCAGAGAACGTCGTATTTCTATAGAAGAAACAACGAGTGATCTTGCCACAGGAGTAGCCAAACAGCTCGTTAAAGAATTAGATGTATTAAGTTTAGATTTTATTATTATTGCGACAATGACTGCAGATTACGGCACACCATCGACTGCTTGTTTGGTTCAAAATAATATTGGAGCAAAAAATGCTTTTTGTTTAGACATTAATGCAGCCTGTTCTGGTTTTATCTTTGCCCTTTCCACCGCTGAAAAATTTTTATCAAGTGGAAAATACCAAAGAGGATTAGTGATTGGTGCTGAAACAATGTCAACCATGCTTAATTGGGAAGACAGAAGTACAGCGGTACTATTTGGAGACGGAGCAGCGGGTGTGTTATTAGAAAACACATCAACCACTCAGAAGTTCTTTGAAGAAAAACTTCAATCAGATGGTACTCGGGGAATGGCTTTATTCGCTAAAGAAAATATCAATCAAAATCCATTTAAAAAGCCGACTGACAATAAGTCGGAAGGAATGAAAATGGAAGGAAAACAGATATTTGATTTCGCACTAAGAGACGTTTCCAAAAATATGCTTGAAACCTTAAGTCTAAACTTAGATTTTAAAGAGGGGCTAGATTATTGCTTAGCCCATCAGGCAAACATTCGAATTTTAGAAGCGATTGCTAAAAAAACTAAAATTCCAATGTCTAAAATGTTACACAATGTGCAGTATTACGGCAATACGTCGGCTGCCTCTGTTCCCCTACTTCTCGTTGATGAACTTGAAAAGGGAACCTTAACTCTAGGGAGTCATCAGAAACTAATGCTAACTGGCTACGGTGCTGGGTTGACCTGGGGAAGTATCTTACTGAAATTATAA
- a CDS encoding acyl carrier protein: protein MSTFAKIQEIIVDQLGKEEEEVQLTTNFREELEADSLDLFQIMNDIEDAFEDSDVKIETDEGLNTVEDLVKFVDKQIAENN from the coding sequence ATGTCAACATTTGCAAAAATTCAAGAAATCATCGTGGATCAATTAGGTAAAGAAGAAGAAGAAGTACAATTAACAACAAATTTCCGTGAAGAATTAGAAGCGGACAGTTTAGATTTATTCCAAATCATGAATGATATCGAAGACGCATTCGAAGATTCAGACGTTAAAATTGAAACTGACGAAGGTTTAAACACTGTTGAAGACCTAGTGAAGTTCGTTGACAAACAAATAGCAGAAAATAACTAA
- the fabK gene encoding enoyl-[acyl-carrier-protein] reductase FabK encodes MEKSRLCEMLDIDYPIFQGAMAWVAEEKLASAVANAGGLGLIASGHAPKEIIKEKIDIAKKLTDKTFGVNIMMMSPFVEDIIDLVIEEKVKVITTGAGSPGNYMKRFKEAGIIVIPVVASVAQARRMEKVGADAVVVEGMEGGGHIGKSTTMTLVPQVVDAVSIPVIAAGGIGDGRGVAAALMLGAEAVQLGTRFLVSTESIAHENFKEKVVKAKDIDTVITGMLTGHPVRGLKNKLTKEFEKAERFEGGQETPDFDRLEELGKGALKRAVIDGDTKNSSMMAGQIAGMIKTDTQSCAEIIQELMIETKQVLNERSKVWS; translated from the coding sequence ATGGAAAAATCAAGATTATGTGAGATGTTAGATATAGATTATCCAATTTTTCAAGGAGCAATGGCTTGGGTAGCAGAAGAAAAATTAGCGAGTGCTGTGGCAAACGCTGGTGGGTTAGGACTGATTGCATCAGGACATGCACCCAAAGAAATTATTAAAGAAAAAATTGATATTGCTAAGAAATTGACGGATAAAACATTTGGCGTAAATATCATGATGATGTCACCTTTTGTTGAAGATATTATTGATTTAGTAATAGAAGAAAAAGTAAAAGTGATTACAACAGGTGCTGGATCACCTGGAAATTACATGAAACGCTTTAAAGAAGCAGGAATTATTGTTATTCCAGTGGTTGCTTCAGTGGCGCAAGCTCGCCGTATGGAAAAAGTTGGGGCAGACGCAGTGGTTGTTGAAGGTATGGAAGGTGGGGGACATATCGGTAAGTCAACGACCATGACCTTAGTTCCACAAGTTGTCGATGCCGTTTCGATTCCAGTTATCGCAGCTGGCGGGATTGGAGACGGACGTGGTGTTGCCGCAGCTTTGATGCTAGGGGCAGAAGCTGTTCAACTTGGAACACGTTTCTTAGTTTCCACTGAATCGATTGCCCATGAAAACTTTAAAGAAAAAGTGGTTAAAGCGAAAGATATTGATACAGTGATTACAGGGATGTTAACAGGGCATCCAGTTCGTGGTTTAAAAAATAAATTAACCAAAGAATTTGAAAAAGCAGAACGTTTTGAAGGTGGTCAAGAAACTCCTGATTTTGATCGTTTAGAAGAATTAGGAAAAGGTGCTCTAAAACGTGCGGTAATCGATGGAGACACTAAAAACAGCTCCATGATGGCAGGTCAAATTGCTGGGATGATTAAAACCGACACTCAAAGTTGTGCTGAAATTATTCAAGAGTTAATGATAGAAACAAAACAAGTATTAAACGAACGCTCTAAAGTTTGGAGCTAA
- the fabD gene encoding ACP S-malonyltransferase, whose product MTIGFVFSGQGAQYLGMGKNFYEESEYFKNRIDQASDILGVNIAEIMFEDEEKLNLTEYTQPIILAMSVAISEIVKSELKIKPAVVAGLSLGEYTALVESGALTFEEAITLVNKRGKLMQEAVPQGVGAMTAVMGLDRETIQSACLEASKVKGVYPANFNMPGQIVIGGYKEGVEKAEELLREAGTKRVIPLKVSGPFHTPLLETAAQQLEVVLKKVSFKEMKIPVVTNVTGAVISERDALVETLTKQVMSPVYFEDCINTMIESGVDTFIEIGPGKTLSSFIKKINKKMIIQNVEDIKTLNRLSERLAKD is encoded by the coding sequence ATGACAATCGGATTTGTATTTAGTGGTCAAGGTGCACAATACCTTGGCATGGGAAAGAATTTTTACGAAGAGTCAGAATATTTCAAAAATAGAATAGATCAAGCCAGTGATATTTTAGGAGTCAACATTGCTGAAATTATGTTTGAGGATGAAGAAAAATTAAACCTCACTGAATACACACAACCCATTATTTTAGCGATGAGTGTGGCAATTTCTGAGATAGTTAAAAGTGAACTTAAGATTAAACCAGCTGTTGTAGCGGGATTAAGTTTAGGTGAGTACACAGCATTAGTTGAAAGTGGTGCCTTAACTTTTGAGGAAGCTATTACCTTGGTGAATAAACGAGGTAAGTTGATGCAAGAAGCGGTTCCTCAAGGTGTGGGTGCCATGACAGCCGTGATGGGATTAGATCGTGAAACGATTCAATCAGCTTGTTTAGAAGCATCAAAAGTTAAAGGTGTCTATCCTGCTAACTTTAATATGCCAGGACAAATTGTGATTGGTGGCTATAAAGAAGGTGTAGAAAAAGCAGAAGAACTCTTAAGGGAAGCTGGCACTAAACGTGTCATTCCTTTAAAAGTAAGTGGACCTTTCCATACACCTTTATTAGAAACAGCAGCACAGCAATTAGAAGTAGTTTTAAAGAAAGTCTCATTTAAAGAGATGAAGATTCCAGTTGTTACTAATGTAACGGGAGCTGTTATTTCTGAAAGAGATGCTTTAGTAGAAACTTTAACAAAGCAAGTCATGTCACCAGTCTATTTTGAGGATTGTATTAACACCATGATTGAATCAGGTGTGGATACGTTTATCGAAATTGGACCTGGAAAAACATTAAGTAGCTTCATTAAGAAAATCAATAAAAAAATGATCATCCAAAACGTGGAAGACATAAAAACATTAAACCGCTTATCAGAACGATTAGCTAAGGATTAA
- the fabG gene encoding 3-oxoacyl-[acyl-carrier-protein] reductase produces MLKNQTVVITGSSRGIGRGLALEFAKQGANIVLNARKEIDQELISEIESYGVKTHVVLGDIQYFEEAKKLITEAKEVFGSVDVLINNAGITRDMLLMRMKEEEFDSVINVNLKGTFNTIQHASSIMLKQKSGTIINMSSVVGLTGNAGQANYAASKAGVIGLTKSVARELSSRGITCNAIAPGFIETDMTDVLSDKVKEATIAQIPLKKLGQVEDIARAAVFLATNKYITGQVINVDGGMVMNG; encoded by the coding sequence TTGTTAAAAAATCAAACAGTAGTTATTACTGGAAGTTCAAGAGGAATCGGTCGTGGATTAGCGCTTGAATTTGCCAAACAAGGCGCCAATATTGTATTAAACGCAAGAAAAGAAATCGATCAAGAATTAATTTCTGAAATTGAATCTTATGGAGTTAAAACACATGTGGTTTTAGGGGATATTCAATATTTTGAAGAAGCTAAAAAACTGATTACAGAAGCAAAAGAAGTCTTTGGATCGGTAGACGTGTTAATCAATAATGCGGGTATTACTCGTGATATGTTATTAATGCGAATGAAAGAAGAAGAGTTTGATTCAGTGATTAACGTGAACCTTAAAGGAACATTTAACACGATTCAACACGCTTCAAGTATTATGTTAAAACAAAAATCTGGCACGATTATTAATATGTCTAGTGTGGTTGGTTTAACGGGGAACGCAGGTCAAGCGAACTATGCAGCCAGTAAAGCAGGTGTCATTGGTTTAACAAAATCAGTTGCTCGTGAATTATCATCTCGCGGCATTACATGTAACGCGATTGCTCCAGGATTTATTGAAACAGACATGACAGATGTTTTAAGTGACAAAGTGAAAGAAGCAACGATTGCTCAAATTCCTTTGAAAAAATTAGGACAAGTGGAAGATATCGCAAGAGCCGCTGTCTTTTTAGCGACAAACAAATACATCACAGGTCAGGTCATCAACGTTGATGGTGGCATGGTTATGAATGGCTAG